A genomic region of Cydia amplana chromosome 5, ilCydAmpl1.1, whole genome shotgun sequence contains the following coding sequences:
- the LOC134648443 gene encoding metallophosphoesterase 1 homolog has protein sequence MAMALGFRKLRQSLFINTLPRLLAGLLFIYVYCEYIIYYVVQIQCGFPALDKMSNVQPVYAMIFADPHLLGRNAHWLDKWRREWQMHRAFQTAMTLHRPEIVFVLGDLFDEGDKCSEKDFNEYVQRFHELFKVPDGTSLYAVAGNHDVGFHYKITPQLSGRWERRMRAPPVRLLSVRGAHFVLLNSMALQGDGCELCARADAEIHNIADILKCSSGSKLCKGKKKLEKYSKPILIQHFPLYRASDSQCTEPDAAPLPERDSLFVERRDCLSKESTEYLVESLHPRLAFGAHTHHSCALRHSFVPTPDHKIEFVEYTVPSFSWRNRLDPKYYLVTINPEEARVSKCELPREWTLQVTAVTLLAALLLYLRYYNTRRRDFNYKHLSGKKV, from the exons ATGGCTATGGCTTTAGGTTTCCGAAAGTTAAGACAGTCGTTGTTTATCAATACTTTACCCCGGCTTTTAGCAGGACtgttgtttatttatgtttattgtGAATATATCATATATTATGTAGTTCAAATTCAG TGCGGCTTTCCTGCGTTAGACAAGATGTCCAATGTCCAGCCAGTATATGCCATGATCTTTGCTGATCCCCACCTGCTGGGTCGCAATGCGCACTGGTTGGACAAATGGCGACGGGAATGGCAGATGCATCGCGCATTTCAAACTGCTATGACCTTACATAGGCCAGAAATAGTGTTTGTTTTAG GTGATCTGTTTGATGAAGGTGATAAGTGTTCAGAAAAGGACTTCAATGAATATGTGCAAAGATTTCATGAATTATTTAAAGTACCTGATGGGACATCTTTGTATGCTGTTGCCGGAAACCACGACGTTGGGTTCCATTACAA AATAACTCCACAACTCTCTGGGCGCTGGGAGCGGCGCATGCGCGCGCCGCCCGTGCGCTTGCTGAGCGTGCGCGGCGCGCACTTCGTATTGCTCAACTCCATGGCGCTGCAGGGCGACGGCTGCGAGCTGTGCGCGCGCGCCGACGCTGAGATACATAACATCGcag ATATCCTCAAGTGCAgcagtgggtcaaaattatgcAAAGGGAAGAAGAAACTAGAAAAGTACAGCAAACCTATATTAATtcag CATTTTCCCCTATACAGAGCATCCGACAGCCAATGCACGGAGCCCGACGCTGCTCCCTTACCAGAGAGGGACAGCCTGTTCGTTGAACGAAGGGATTGCCTGTCGAAGGAATCCACGGAGTATCTAGTGGAGAGTCTGCACCCGCGGCTCGCGTTCGGTGCTCATACGCATCATAGTTGCGCGCTTCGGCACAGCTTCGTGCCTACGCCGGACCACAAGATTGAGTTTGTGGAATATACTGTTCCCTCGTTCTCGTGGCGGAATAGATTGGATCCTAAATATTATTTG GTGACCATCAACCCCGAGGAGGCTCGGGTGTCCAAGTGCGAGTTGCCGCGCGAATGGACACTTCAGGTCACCGCGGTAACACTCCTCGCTGCGCTCCTACTGTACCTGAGATACTACAATACCAGGCGAAGAGACTTCAACTATAAGCATTT GTCGGGGAAGAAAGTGTAG
- the LOC134648444 gene encoding uncharacterized protein LOC134648444 has protein sequence MATVQTAPEMSLSSAPLAVPQNKDLDLMALTMAALRLVNPWVKAEPEPWQEPRDEPKDRVITLAEVSQHDTPRDCWVVIYDRVYDITTFIDEHPGGGDIMLEYAGQDASTAFRSSGHSRMAAKALDRFLVGELPMSERMYRRPGGIRLSDIPD, from the exons ATGGCAACGGTGCAAACTGCTCCTGAAATGAGCCTTTCGTCAGCTCCGCTGGCCGTGCCGCAGAACAAAGATCTGGATCTAATGGCGCTCACCATGGCCGCGCTGCGTCTGGTGAACCCCTGGGTGAAGGCCGAGCCCGAGCCCTGGCAGGAGCCCCGGGACGAGCCGAAAGACCGCGTCATCACCCTCGCGGAGGTCAGCCAGCACGACACCCCGCGCGATTGCTGGGTCGTCATCTACGACCGCGTCTACGACATCACTACCTTCATTGATGAG CATCCCGGTGGTGGCGACATAATGCTGGAGTACGCGGGCCAGGACGCCAGCACGGCGTTCCGCAGCTCCGGGCACTCGCGCATGGCCGCCAAGGCGCTCGACCGGTTCCTCGTCGGCGAGCTGCCGATGAGCGAGCGCATGTACCGCCGCCCCGGAGGCATCCGGCTCAGCGACATACCGGACTAA